The following proteins come from a genomic window of Halomicroarcula saliterrae:
- a CDS encoding tRNA (guanine(26)-N(2))-dimethyltransferase, with amino-acid sequence MRVSEGQVTVTVPEQPDAGKGADVFFNPVQELNRDLTVATLRAYRERTPRVETYLDATAASGIRGVRAAADGWETALCDVDDDAVVLCRENLDANGLDGEVHHENANVLMHSEAFDVVDLDPFGTPIPFADAAVQGTKHLLCVTATDTAPLCGAHFESGVRSYGAVPRNTEFHAEMGLRVLLSAMVRTAARYDIAARPILSHATSHYVRTYLEFDHGAKVANDCIDELGHVYYCQRCLWREAERGLIADAPDACPHCDEHLQTAGPIWLARTCEPAFAEAVTDHVTEEMGTAGKVESLLSTLAAELDTPTHYDQHRLCKRWGRGAEAMDTFIEKLRSAGYEASRTHYGGTTVKTDADVVEIREATAD; translated from the coding sequence ATGCGCGTCAGTGAAGGGCAGGTGACCGTCACGGTCCCCGAACAGCCCGACGCGGGGAAGGGAGCCGACGTGTTTTTCAACCCCGTCCAGGAGCTGAATCGAGACCTGACCGTGGCGACGTTGCGGGCCTACCGGGAGCGGACACCGCGGGTCGAGACGTATCTCGACGCCACCGCCGCCAGTGGCATCCGCGGCGTCCGAGCGGCGGCCGACGGCTGGGAGACGGCGCTGTGTGACGTGGACGACGACGCCGTAGTGCTGTGCCGGGAGAACCTCGACGCGAACGGCCTCGACGGCGAGGTCCACCACGAGAACGCCAACGTCCTCATGCACTCGGAGGCGTTCGACGTGGTCGACCTCGACCCGTTCGGGACGCCGATTCCGTTCGCCGACGCCGCGGTGCAGGGCACGAAACACCTGCTCTGTGTCACCGCCACCGACACCGCGCCGCTGTGTGGCGCCCACTTCGAGAGCGGCGTCCGCAGCTACGGCGCAGTGCCGCGAAACACGGAGTTCCACGCCGAGATGGGGCTTCGGGTCCTGCTGTCGGCGATGGTCCGGACCGCCGCCCGCTACGACATCGCCGCCCGGCCGATACTGAGCCACGCGACGAGTCACTACGTCCGCACCTATCTGGAGTTCGACCACGGGGCCAAGGTAGCCAACGACTGCATCGACGAGCTGGGCCACGTCTACTACTGCCAGCGCTGTCTCTGGCGGGAGGCGGAGCGCGGGCTCATCGCCGACGCCCCCGACGCATGCCCGCACTGCGACGAACACCTCCAGACCGCCGGCCCCATCTGGCTGGCCCGGACCTGCGAGCCGGCCTTCGCCGAGGCGGTCACCGACCACGTCACCGAGGAGATGGGGACCGCCGGGAAGGTCGAGTCGCTGCTTTCGACGCTGGCAGCCGAGCTGGACACGCCGACCCACTACGACCAGCACCGCCTCTGCAAGCGCTGGGGCCGCGGCGCCGAGGCGATGGACACCTTCATCGAGAAACTGCGGTCGGCGGGCTACGAGGCCTCGCGAACGCACTACGGCGGGACGACGGTCAAGACCGACGCCGACGTGGTCGAAATCCGCGAAGCGACCGCCGACTAG
- a CDS encoding histidine kinase N-terminal 7TM domain-containing protein, whose amino-acid sequence MADIPWLALGSFGAGVGSLYVLAQLRAHWDKPGARWFVATIATITVWSVVYGVALLVSRPSVRLALEATTWVCLLWLGYFFLAFALGYTGRRAILESPLFRGLAVVPGAVSVLALTNGAHGLLWTGARVTASGTASVVETAIQPLGYLSIFGTMLFVVFGTMLVFDTVLSYGPLYRREAIAVGLSPVPPGLAVLAWALGIGPAVNLTTLAFLPHLALDGYAFVRSDMFEFHPATRRAGERAAIDDIATPVAIVDVAGRVVNLNPAAEAMLGVPKRDALTEPLDGHVDGGRFRPGEDDDRFGVENSGRRRQYKLQQTELTDGAGTRLGYTVVFQDITDEIRRERRLEVLNRFLRHNVRNESVVIQARAELLADTLDGESADHAATIERAVDRLVASGDKARTLSEAGSDEAALEPVDLRGLVEETVAPLSAEYGGTVTVDVPADCTVESQPVLLGVVVENLVENALQHVPDAAVTVRATVEDDAVSLSVADDGPGIPEHELAVLQRGQETALEHGSGMGLWLVRWATTSLGGELSFDRSGGTTVTVRLPVAAEATVREKH is encoded by the coding sequence ATGGCCGACATCCCGTGGCTCGCACTGGGGTCGTTCGGGGCGGGAGTCGGGTCGCTGTACGTGCTGGCACAGCTCAGAGCGCACTGGGACAAACCGGGCGCGCGGTGGTTCGTCGCGACCATCGCGACCATCACCGTCTGGTCGGTCGTCTACGGCGTTGCGCTGCTGGTGTCGAGGCCGTCCGTTCGGCTGGCGCTGGAGGCGACGACGTGGGTCTGTCTGCTGTGGCTGGGCTACTTCTTCCTCGCGTTCGCGCTGGGGTACACCGGCCGCCGGGCCATCCTCGAGAGTCCGCTGTTTCGCGGTCTCGCGGTCGTCCCGGGAGCGGTGTCGGTGCTCGCGCTGACGAACGGCGCACACGGGCTGCTGTGGACCGGCGCGCGGGTGACGGCGAGCGGGACGGCGTCGGTCGTCGAGACCGCCATCCAGCCGCTCGGCTATCTGTCGATTTTCGGCACGATGCTGTTCGTCGTGTTCGGGACGATGCTGGTGTTCGACACCGTGCTCAGCTACGGGCCGCTGTACCGTCGGGAAGCCATCGCGGTGGGGCTGAGCCCGGTTCCGCCCGGGCTGGCGGTGCTCGCCTGGGCGCTCGGCATCGGCCCGGCGGTGAACCTGACGACGCTCGCCTTCCTCCCGCATCTCGCGCTCGACGGCTACGCGTTCGTCCGCAGCGATATGTTCGAGTTCCATCCGGCGACCCGTCGGGCGGGCGAGCGGGCGGCCATCGACGACATCGCGACGCCGGTGGCTATCGTGGACGTGGCGGGCCGCGTCGTGAATCTCAATCCCGCCGCGGAGGCGATGCTCGGCGTCCCGAAGCGCGACGCTCTGACCGAGCCGCTGGACGGGCACGTCGACGGGGGCCGGTTCCGGCCGGGCGAGGACGACGACCGCTTCGGCGTCGAGAACAGCGGCCGCCGCCGGCAGTACAAGCTGCAACAGACCGAGCTCACCGACGGCGCTGGCACCCGGCTCGGCTACACCGTCGTCTTCCAGGACATCACCGACGAGATACGGCGGGAGCGGCGTCTAGAGGTGTTGAACCGGTTTCTCAGACACAACGTCCGCAACGAGAGCGTCGTCATCCAGGCCCGCGCGGAGCTGCTCGCGGACACCCTCGACGGGGAGTCGGCCGACCACGCGGCGACCATCGAACGGGCCGTCGACCGGCTCGTCGCCTCGGGCGATAAGGCCCGCACGCTCTCGGAGGCGGGGAGCGACGAGGCGGCGCTCGAACCCGTCGACCTGCGCGGGCTCGTCGAGGAGACCGTCGCGCCGCTTTCGGCCGAGTACGGCGGCACCGTGACCGTCGACGTCCCGGCGGACTGCACCGTCGAGAGCCAGCCGGTGTTGCTCGGCGTCGTCGTCGAGAACCTCGTCGAAAACGCCCTCCAGCACGTCCCCGACGCCGCGGTCACGGTGCGGGCGACAGTCGAGGACGACGCGGTCTCGCTCTCGGTCGCCGACGACGGACCGGGCATTCCGGAGCACGAGCTGGCGGTGTTACAGCGGGGCCAGGAGACCGCCCTCGAACACGGCAGCGGGATGGGGCTCTGGCTGGTCCGCTGGGCGACGACCTCGCTCGGCGGCGAGCTCTCCTTCGACAGGAGCGGCGGTACGACGGTGACGGTCCGGCTCCCAGTCGCGGCCGAAGCGACTGTGCGTGAGAAGCACTGA